Proteins encoded within one genomic window of Brassica rapa cultivar Chiifu-401-42 chromosome A09, CAAS_Brap_v3.01, whole genome shotgun sequence:
- the LOC103839919 gene encoding agamous-like MADS-box protein AGL14, producing MVRGKTEMKRIENATSRQVTFSKRRNGLLKKAFELSVLCDAEVALVIFSPRGKLYEFSSSSSITKTVERYQKRVHDLGSNHKREDNSQQAKGETYGLARKIEQLEISKRKFLGEGLDASSIEELQQLENQLERSLTKIRAKKYQLLREELDKLKEKERNLTAENKMLTEKYEMGRGGIIPRTSSTTTSEDLDTEESEMEVVTDLLIGPPPIRHSKKFPPN from the exons ATGGTGAGGGGAAAGACGGAGATGAAGAGGATAGAGAACGCGACGAGCAGGCAAGTGACTTTCTCCAAGAGAAGAAATGGACTTTTGAAGAAAGCCTTTGAATTATCAGTCCTTTGTGATGCCGAAGTTGCCCTAGTTATCTTCTCTCCTAGAGGAAAACTCTATGAGTTTTCTAGCTCCTCCAG TATAACAAAAACAGTAGAACGATATCAAAAACGAGTACATGATCTTGGCTCTAACCATAAGAGAGAGGATAATTCACAG CAAGCAAAAGGCGAAACCTATGGCTTAGCGAGAAAGATCGAACAACTTGAGATTTCAAAACG AAAATTTCTGGGAGAAGGACTTGACGCATCTTCTATTGAGGAGTTACAACAATTGGAAAACCAGTTGGAGCGAAGCTTAACCAAAATAAGAGCCAAAAAG TACCAATTACTGCGTGAAGAACTGGACAAGTTGAAAGAAAAG GAGAGGAACCTTACTGCAGAAAACAAAATGCTGACGGAGAAG tatgagATGGGAAGAGGAGGAATAATACCAAGaacatcatcaacaacaacatcagAAGACTTGGACACAGAGGAGAGTGAAATGGAAGTGGTGACTGATTTGTTGATTGGACCTCCTCCGATCCGACACTCCAAAAAGTTTCCTCCAAATTAA